The Thermotoga caldifontis AZM44c09 genomic interval GTTCTCGTTCATTTCCCTGTCACCAACGATGAACATGTAGGGTATCTTCATCGTCTGCGCTTCTCTCACCCTGTAAGACAGAGTTTCATGACGCGCGTCGAGCTTGATTCTAACACCGCTGTTTGAAAATTTCTCAACGATCTTTTCTGCATAATGTGTGTGACGATCAGAAATCGGTAGCACCACGACCTGCGTCGGAGCGAGCCAGGTGGGGAATGCACCGGCGAAATGCTCTATGAGTATTCCCAAAAACCTTTCCAAGCTTCCGTACTTGGCCGTGTGTATCATCACGGGCCGAACCTGTGAACCATCCGAATCGACGTAGTAGAGGTCGAACCTCTGCGGCATGAGAAAGTCCAGCTGTACCGTCGCACACTGCCAGGTCCTGCCTATGGAATCCTTCACGTGAAAGTCGATCTTGGGACCGTAGAAAGCCCCTTCGCCCTCTTTTATCGTGTAAGGTAACTTGATGGAGTCCAGCGCATTTTTCAGCGACTCCGTGGCCATGTTCCATGTTTCCACGTCACCCATGTGGTTCTCCGGCATGGTGCTCAGCTCGACGGAGTATTCAAAACCGAACTGTGCGTAAATTCTTTCGATGAGTCTTATGATGCCGACGATCTCTTTTTCTATCTGGTCTATCCTGCAGAAGATGTGCGCATCGTCCTGTGTGAAGCTCCTCACGCGCAACAAGCCGTGCAGCACTCCGCTCCTCTCGTACCTGTGGACCCTACCGAACTCGAAGTACCGGATCGGCAAATCCCTGTAGGACACAGGCCTGCTCTTGTATATGAGTATGTGGCCTGGACAGTTCATCGGTTTTATGGCGAAGTTCTGATCTTCTTTCGATGTGAAGTACATGTTTTCCTTGTAGTGATCCCAGTGGCCCGACATCCTCCAGAGTTTTTCACTCATCACCAGAGGTGTCATGACCTCCTGATACCCGCTTGCCAGATGCAGCTCCCTCGAAAAATCCATTAGCTCGCGCAGGATGATCGTTCCAGCGGGTGTGAAGATGGGCATACCGGGCGCGTTCTCGTGATCTATGAAGAATATACCGAGTGCGGGCCCAAGTTTTCTGTGGTCTCTCCGCTTGGCTTCCTCGATCATCTCGATGTATCTGTTCAACTCGTTCTCGTTCGCAAAGGCTGTTCCGTAAATCCTCTGGAGCATCGGGTTGCGCTCATCACCCCTCCAGTACGCCCCAGAGAGCGAGAGCAACTTGAAATGCTTCACCATTCCGGTGGAAGGAAGGTGTGGACCTCTGCACAGATCGACGAACTCTCCCTGCTTGTAGAACGTCACGGTCTCTTCCTGCATCTCGCTCAGCAACTCCACCTTGTATTTCTGACCTCTGCTCTTCATGAACTGGATGGCTTCATCCCTCTTCATCGTGAAACGCTCTATCGTAAGGTCTTCTTCGATGATCTTTCTCATCTCCTCTTCGATCCTTGGAAGGTCTTCTTCCACGATCCTGCCATCGACGATCTCGAAATCGTAGTAGAAACCGTTCTCGATGACCGGGCCTATGCCGAGCAGGACTCTGTTTTCACCGAAGATCCTCATCACCGCCTGGGCCATTATGTGTGACATGGTGTGGCGGTACACCTGGGGAGCCACAGGGTGATCGAGCGTGACGAACTCTATCTGTCCAGAAACGACTTCGTCCCGAACGTCGATCAGCTTCCCATCGAGCAGTGCCGCTATAACTCCGCTGTATTTCATTCTCTCCGCGAGGGCCTTCACAGAGATCGGAGCCTCAAGCTTCACCTCTCCTGTGTTTTTCACGATCAGCATCCCAACACCTCCTCTTTTAGATCAATAGTACCACATAGGTGTATCATAATTGTTGAAGTGAAGAGTGGGGAGCTGGTGCGATTGAGAATAAAAGTGAAACGGTTGTTCACCCCAATCAGAGAGCTTCAGGATGTTTCTATCACTGTGGAAAACAGCAAAATCGTCGCGATAGAAAAAACTAAGCTTCACGCTGATCGATACTATCCGATAGTTGTACCCGCGTTCGTGGACAGTCACACACACGGTGCTGCGGGCATAGACGTGATGAACGCGAGCTTCGAAGAATTTTTGAAGCTCTCCTCCTTTTACGCCCAGCACGGTGTGGGACGTTTTTTTCCAACGACCGTGTCTGACACCTTCGAAAACATTGCACGCGTGGCAGAAAAGGTCAAGAAGGCGATGCAGATCAAAACTCCAGCTGCAAAGATCGCAGGCCTGTACATCGAAGGACCGTACCTCAGTCCCGGCAAACGCGGTGCTCACAGACGAGAACTTTTGAAAGAACCGGACCCCGACGAACTGGAAAAATTCCTCTCTCGGTACGGCGACATCGTGAAGGTGTTCGCCATAGCGCCGGAACTGAAGGGTGCGGAGCGAGTCATCAAGCTCTTGCGGAGGCGTGGAATAATCGTGAGCATCGCGCACACGAACGCCACCTTCAACGAAACACTCGACGCCATAAAAGCCGGGGCAACCAGGGCGACGCACGTGTTCAACGCGATGAGGGAGTTCAACCACAGAGAGCCCGGTGTGGTTGGGGCCGTTCTGACGAACAAACGAGTCTATTGTGAGATCATATGTGATCTGGTTCATCTCCATCCAGCGACGGTTCAGATCGTTACGAAAACGAAGGGACCTTTCAAAACTCTCCTGATCACCGATTCGATGTCCGCCACGGGACTCGACGATGGGGTGTACGAGCTCGGTCAGATGAAGGTCGAGGTCAAACATGGTGTAGCGAAGCTTTATGGTCAGGAGACACTCGCCGGTAGCACGCTCACCATGGATCGGGCCGTCAAAAATCTCGTCTTCGAACTCGGTGTGCCCCTGAGATCTGCGTTCATCATGTCGAGCTTTACACCTTCCAGGGCGAGTGGTATCGAACCGAACCTGCTCGAAGAAGGTACGATGGCGGACTTCGTCGCACTGGACGAAGAACTGAACCTGCTGGCAGTTTACATCGATGGTCAGCTGGTTCACGGAGTTTGATCGAGGGGGCAGGGCGATGAAACTCAAAAGCATGTTCCTGCACGGGTTCAAATCTTTCGCCAGACCGACACGACTGAACTTTTCAGAAGGCGTCACCGCGATAGTCGGTCCCAACGGAGGGGGAAAGTCGAACATCGTCGATGCGATCCGCTGGGTCTTCGGTGAACAGTCGATGAAACAGCTCCGCGCGGAGGAAAAGTTCGACATCATCTTCGCAGGTTCCAGCACCACCCCTGCCAGCTCGTCCGCCTACGTTGAGCTGACCTTCGAACACGATGGTGACACTTTCACCGTCGCACGTTCACTCTCCTCTGATGGGAAGAACGTTTACATGCTCAACGGTGAACCGGTACGTTTGAAAGACATCCACGAAAGGTTCGCTGGCACGGGGGTGGGCAAGGAGCTCTATTCCATAGTCGGTCAGGGACAGATAGAGAGAATCACCAACGCGACGCCCGAGGAGATGAGGGCCCTTCTCGAGGAAGCGGCTGGAACTTCCTTCTACAGGGAGAAGAAGAGAGAGGCCCTGCAGAGACTCGAAAACGTCTCCAGCAACCTGACGCGCATACAGGATCTTCTGGTAGAGCTTGACAGACAAAGAAAATCGCTCTATCTGAAAGCGAAAAGGGCGGAACGGTACAAAGAATACTCGGAAAGGCTCGAAGAAGTGAGAAAGTTCTTCTTCGGAAACGTTCTGAAGAGGGATTTAAGAAGGTTGGAAAACCTTGAGGCGCAGTTCGCCGAGAACCAGGAAAAGATCAACCAGGTGCAGAAAAGGCTCATAGAACTCGAATCTCAATGGTCATCGATCAAAGAAGAATTCGCAGAGGTTGATAAAGGTATAGAAGCTTTCACCAACCTGCTCGAGGACTACAAGAAACGTCAAGCTGCCCTCAGCGAGATGAGGGAGATTTACAGCAAAAAGCTGAACGAAATGGAAAACCGGTACGTTGAACTCACAACGAAGGTCTATCTGATAGACGAGCAGGTGTCACAGTTGAAGAAGAGAAAAGATGAACTCAGTCTCATCTTCAAAGCCCTGCTCGAAGAGGTGAATCAGAAAGAAGAACAGCTCAGAGAGGTGGAGGCGATCAGGCAGGAAATACTGTCCAGATACTCGGAAAAGGAAAAGAACGCGTTGCTCTTGAGAGAACAGCTCGCCGGTGTCGAAAAGAAAAAGATCGCTCTGGAGAACGAGCTGACCAAACTCGACGAGACCATGGAAGATCTCAGAAAGAGGCTCTCCATGTTGCAGACACAGCTTGCGGCGAAGATAGAACGTTTGAACGCACTTCAGTACGAACTTTCCACCCTGTTTGAAAAATCAAGCAAGGCGAGCGATCGCAAGAACAAACTTTCCGAGGAGCTCAAACAGATCGAGTTACGAACCAGCGAATTGAAGACCAGACGGGAACAGCTGGTTGCGGACCTTGAAGAAATTCGCAGGAACCTGAGATACCTGGACGAAGAAGAGAGAAGACTGCGCAATTTGATCGCCAGTTACGAGGGCTATTCCCGAGCGGTGAGAGCCATCTTTGCGAAGAAAGCCGAGGGGGAATTTCCCAACGTTCATGATGTGGTCGGAAACCTGCTCAGCTTCCAGCTCGAACACGCGAAGGCGATAGAAGCACTGCTGGGTGGGGCTGTACAACACGTTGTGGTCGAAACTGCGGAAGACGCTCAGAGAATCATAGAGTGGCTCAAGAACGAAAAGATCGGTCGCGTGACGTTCCTTCCTCTGGATCTGATAGAACCGCAATTCACGAGAATGAGAGAGGCGGAAAACCATCCCGGTTTCGTGGGTTACGCCGCACAGCTGGTGAAAGTCTCTCCACAGTTTTCGTCCCTGCCGAGTTACCTGTTCGGAAGCGACATAATCGTGAAAAAACTGGAAGACGCGATAGATATGAAACGAAAGTACAGGCTGAGATGCAGGGTCGCCACGCTCGACGGAGAACTCGTTGGACCACACGGTTCCATAACGGGCGGCGAATCTTCACTCGACAGGTCCGATTCTCTCATCGTGAGGAAGGCCAGGCTCGGCGAGATAGCAGCGCAGAGGATGCAGTTAGCGTCGAGCGAAAAACGGATAGACTCGGAGTTGAAAGAAGTGGAAAGGGAACTGGAAGAGCTCAAAAAGCATCATGAACTCGTCGAGAGGGAGCTCGTGGAAGTCATGACACAGGACAGTCTGACGAAGAGGATGATAGAGGAACTGTCCAGGAGTTTCGAAGATGTGAAGAAGGAACTCGATTCGCTCCAGCAGCTGGAAAGGGAATACAAGAGCCGTTCTGAGGGATTGAAACTCAGAAAACAGGAAGTTCTGAACCAGCTGGACGAACTGCGTCTTCAAGAAGAAAAACTACATGAAAGCATCGAAGGCTTCGACAAAGAACTGCAGCTCGAGAAGCAGTCGCTCGATGAGATCTCCACAAGGTATTTCGATCTGAAAGCGGAACTCACAGGAGCCTTGGAGAAGAAGCTGCACTACGAATCTGAACTGGAGAGGATAAAGAACCAGACGGAGAAACTGGCTGAAGAAAAGCTGAACCTGCAGAGGCAGAGCGTTGAACTCGAGACACAGATAGAAAAGATCAAAGTTGAGCTTCTGGAGAACGCAAAGGAACTCGAATCGATACGCAAAGAGACCGAAGAGCTCTTTGAGACCATGAGGATGCAGAGGATGGACAAGGATCAAAAACTCGCCCAGCTGAACGATATAGAAATGAGGATGAACGAACTCAAGGAAGAAAGGGAAAGGCTCAGAGAAAACGCTCACCATTTAGAATTGCTCGTTCAGGAAGTTAAAAACCGTATAGAGCAACATCTGAAGGAGATCGACATGGAATCTGCGCAGAAAGTGGAAGAATTGAGCGAAGAGGTTCTCGAATCGCTGAAAAACGAGATGGAGGATCTCCAGAACAAGATAAAGTACCTCGGTCCGGTCGATCTGACCGCCATCGAGGAGTACAACGAGATCGAAAGAAGGTACGAAGAACTGCTGGTGGAGAAAAAAGACCTTGAGGATTCCAAGAGAAAGATCGAGGAGCTCATAGAAAAAACCGATGAAGAGGCACGGAAGAGGTTCCTGGACGTGTACGAGCAGGTCAACGCGGCCTTCTCTCGCTACATCTCGCAGCTCTTCCCGGGAGCCGAGGGAGAAATCAAGCTGGAACCGGGCAAGGACCTGCTCGAGGCGGGCCTCGAGATATCCCTCAAGAAACCTGGAAAGAGGGTTCAGAAATTGCAGCTGCTTTCTGGCGGAGAAAAGTCCCTCGTTGGCATAGCGTTGCTCTTCTCACTCATGGAGGTCAATCCGAGTCCCTTCTACGTACTCGACGAGATCGACGCCGCGCTCGACGAGTTCAACGCCGAGAGATTCAAACGCATGCTCACGATAAACAAAGAACGCGCACAGTTCATCGTGATCACGCACAACAAGGTCGTCATGGAGGCCGCGAGCACGCTCCACGGTATAACTATGGTGGATGGGGTATCGAACGTGGTCCCGGTGGAGCTGGAAACGCTGGCCGTTCGGGAGGAGACGTATGGAAGAGAAAACACTTGAAAGCAAAACCGTTTTTGCTGGTAGAATCATCACGGTCAAGGTCGATCGTGTGTCGCTGACCAACGGGCGGACTTCCTTAAGGGAAGTCGTGCTGCATCCCGGTGCCGTGGCGGTACTTCCGCTCTTCGATAACGGTGACGTGGTCTTGGTGAAACAGTTCAGATATCCTGTGGGAGAAGTCCTGATCGAGGTACCCGCAGGCAAACTGGATCTGGGTGAGAAACCGGAACAGTGCGCTCTCAGGGAACTTCGCGAGGAGACCGGTATAAATGCGGGCAAACTTGAGTACGTCGGTTTCTTATATACCAGTCCAGGTTTCTCCAACGAGAGGATACACCTTTACATCGCCGAGGAGCTCAGCCAGCACGAACAGGATCTCGACGTCGATGAAATCGTCGAAACGATCAGATTACCTCTCAAAGATGCGCTCAGGATGTGTATCGATGGTGAGATAACGGATGCGAAGACGGTGGCCCTGCTGTCACTGGCATTCTTGAAAAGGGGTTGAAGAGCGTGGTTAAGGTTTTTCTCAACGGTCAGGAACTGACGTTTTCGAAAGACGAATTCGGCAATCTCGGAGAGCTTTACGAACGCGTCGCCCCGAAAGGCATGGTACTGAAAACGATCAGCATAGACAGCGAGAGAGTCGAACCCCACAAGCTTTCGGAGAGGCTTTCAGAACCACTCCACGAAGACGAAACGATCACGATGGAGTTCGCCACCCCGCAGGACTATCTTGAAGAAATGTTGCCCAGCATCCTGCACTACATAGACACGGTGATCAACTTGCTGCCGAACGTGGCCGCAAAGGTGAGGGAGCTGGAACCCAGCGCGTTCAAGGACATAGAGGATCTATCGAACGCCATCTCGGCACTCGATGATTTGAGGCAGAGTGTGCTGGCAATCGTACCGATGGAGATGGATGACAATTCTGAAGTGGTCGCCAAACTGAAGAACTTTTTGAAAGCGCTCGAGCGGCAGGATATGTCCTCCATAGCCAGCTGCTTGGAACAGGAAATACCGCAGGTCATGAAATTCTACTCGAACCTCTTCCAGAGGGCTCTCTTGAAACTGAGGGAGGCGAAGCTTTCATGATGAAGGACCACTATCTCGAAAATGCGGTACTGACAGCCAGCCCTGCCAAGCTGATCGAGATGCTGTATGAAAGATCTGTGGAGCTTCTGAAGGAAGCGAGGGAGTTCATAGAAAAAGAGTACTTCATAGAGGCCAACGAACGGATCAAGAAAGTGCAGGACATACTGATAGAGCTGAACGCTTCCTTAGACATGGAAAAAGGTGGGCAGATCGCGCAGTCTTTGAGGTCGCTGTACCTTTACATGTACAGAACGCTGGTGGAAGCGAACATCAAGAAGGACTTGAAGAAACTCGACGAGATCTTAGGTTATTTTGAGGAACTCCTCGAAGCTTGGCGGACCGCGATGAAGTCTACCAACGTCGATAAAAAGTCCCAGGGTGGGTTCAACATCTCGGTGTGACGGGGTGAACCCATGTACGAAACGGTTAGGGTTTCTGAGTTTCCGACACTCAGATTCTTGCAGCTGGTGAACCAGATTTTTGAAGATTACCCGATACCTATCAAGTGGGATCTGTTTTCCTTCAATCTGGATGTGCGTGAGAACTCCGTTTCACTCACGGATTCCTACGTCTTTTTCAAAAACGGCAAGCCCGTGGGATTCGTTCTGTGCTGCATCAGAAAGAACAGGGGAAGGATCGATTCGATGGGAGTCGTCAAGGAAGAGAGAAACAAAGGGCTGGGAGGGGAAATCCTGTCTTTCTGTCTTGAAGCAATGAAGAAGAGAAACGTCACAGACGTGGTGCTCGAAGTTCTCGCGAACCAGGAGAAGGTTGTACGTTTCTATTCCCGCTTCGGATTCAGAGTCTCAAGAAGGCTCGTCTCCATGATCAGACACCTGCCAGTCCCGTCGGTCTCTGCCAGGTTTCTCAAAGCGGAGAGAGAATCCATTCACAAAAGTGCGCTCGAAGCTCTGGTGAAATTTTCCAGACGCCCCAACTGGCAAAGAGAGCCTCTCACCCTCTTACTGTCCGCCGACAGGTACAGGATGGCCAGAGCCGCACATCCTCTCTCTGGTTATGTCGTCTGGGGAAGGAGCGAAGAAAACGCGTTCATCGTGGACTGTGCCCCAACCAGCACAGAAACTTCTTACACAGAGCTTTTGGAGCAAGCCGTCAACTACGTCTGCTCGATCGAGAACAGAAAAGTTTGCTTCATGGGGAACGTTCCTGAAGACGATCCGCTCTACGAAGCGGCGGATCAGACGGGTTTTAAACCGCTCTTCGAACAGTACGAAATGATTCTCAAGCTCTGAGGTGATGTTGATGCTGGTACTCTTTCTCAACAGACTCGACGATCGATGGCTGAAAAGGATCGAAGAGATGAAGAACAAGTATCCCGGTATCACTTTCAAAACGCGCCACGAAGGCTCTCTGGATTCTCTCCTCAGCATGGCCGACGTGGTGGTTACCGCGAGGCTCTCCGCAGAGGAGATTCAGAAGGCGCAGAAGCTGCGATTGATCATCGTTCCGATGGCCGGCGTCAACGCCTTGGACTGGCAGGCAATCAGAGAAAGAGGAATACAGGTGTGCAACTGCCATTCGAACGCTTCCGCCGTTGCCGAAAGGGCGCTCGCACTCGCACTCTCTTTACTCGGCCGCGTGGTCGAATACGATCACGATCTGAGGTACGGCGTATGGCACGGCTATTCGGTGCACGGGGGAGAGAAAGACTACTGGGTCAGCTTGCAGAAAAAGAAGGTTTGCATCGTTGGCTTTGGGCACATCGGTCAACACCTCGCACGACTTCTACAACCGTTCTCCTGCGAGATCGTGGCGGTCAAAAGGACTGCCCCCATGGTGAAGGATCGGATCACCTCCGATTTGGATTGGGCGATCGAAACGAGCGATGTGATTTTCATAACCGTACCGCTCACCAAAGAGACCAGGAACCTTTTCAACAGAGAAAGATTGTTCAGAATGAAGAACAAGTTTCTCATCAACGTGTCGAGGGGCGAGGTGGTCGACGAACAGGCGTTGTTTGAAGCCCTGAGGGACGGCGTGCTCGCGGGTGCCGCGATCGACACCTGGTACACGTATCCCTCTACCGACAGGGAATGTGTCCTTCCGAGCAGGTTCCCATTCAACACGCTCCGCAACGTGGTCATGTCGCCGCACGTCGGTGCTCACTGTGAAGAGGCTTTGAACAGCTTGATGAACGAAACGTTCGAAATCCTTGAGAAATACATTGTCACCGGTGAGCTGATGAACCGGGTGGATCCAGAGTGTCAGTATTGAAAAGTCGCCTTTCAAGGAATTTGACCCTGTTTGGCATCGGAACGGCGTGCATCGTTCTGGATGGCGGGTTCTTCGATCTTTTTCCTTCTTTGATCCTCTACATGCTGCTGGAATATCTCTGGTTCGAATCCGTGTTCGATCCTCTGCGTGTCATGATCGTCCTCATGTTCCACTCGATAGCTTGTTTTGCCGATCTACACATCGGTTACATTGTCCTGTTCATTCTCTACGTTCTATCTCTGGTCTGGCGGGAATATTTTCTGAAAGCTTTCGTTCCATTCCTGATCTATTCAGCTGCACTCTGTGTGAGCTTCGTTTTCATGAAGAGCCACTGGATCGGTGCGGTAATCTTCTCGTTGCTGGGCTTAACGCTGTGGAGGGTCAGAATTGAAAAGGTCTAAGATCGCCGTGTACGTGCTGCTCATCGCGCCGTTTCTCCTCTTGCTCGGCCGGGCGTTCGTGCTTCAGGTCCTTGAAGAGAGAGCGCACAGAGAATACGTCGAATCGCTCAGAATCCATTTGAGGAGTCTGGATGCCCCGCGCGGTCGCATACTGAGCAGAGATGGTGTGGTGCTCGCGTGGGATGAAGAAGAACTCGTGGCACACGCCACGCTCGCGACGGATTTCGATGAAGTTGAGAAGATATTGGGACAGGAAAGAAAGCTCCAGCTCATACTCGAAGGCAGACTGACCGTCACGCAAGTTGAGGCGGCGAGTCTTCAGAAGGCGGGAGTCTACATAGAAAAACGTTATGTGCGTAAATACAGAGGAACAGCGCCGCACGTTGTTGGCTACGTCGATGCTTCCCGAAACGGTGTGGCTGGGGTGGAGAAACAGTACGATTCCCTTCTGAAAGGCAAACTCGGATACGAACTGGTGAGCATTTCTCCTTCGGGAAAAACCCTGGGCAGGTTGCTCACCTCTCCTCCGCTCCCTGGAAAAGACGTGGTTCTCACGATAGATTCAAGACTTCAAGAGTATGCAGAAGAACTCCTGAAAGAGTCAAATCACAGGGGAACGATCATAGTTCAATCCATCAACGGAGAGATCCTCGCGATGGCATCGAATCCCGGTTTCAATCCGAACGATCTGGTTGGCGGTATCGAGCCAAGACGATGGGAAAAACTTGTAAACGATCCCAACGCACCGCTTCTGAACCGTGCAACGAGTTCGCTTTATGCTGTCGGTTCGGTGATAAAACCACTCTACGCGATCGCGTACTTGGAGGAGTTCGGTTCGGAACAATTCGTGGTGAACTGTCCGGGTTACTACGAATACAGGACGTCCGACGGTAGAGTCGCAGGGGTGTACAAAGACTGGTACAGTCCTGGACACGGTGTGACAGACCTGCGAAAAGCACTGCGCGTTTCGTGCAACGTTTTCTTTTACCAGCTCGCTTTGAAACTCGGCATCGAAAAGATGAAACTGTGGGCGGATAAGTTCAGGATCGCCTCCAGAACGGGCATCGATCTGCCGGGTGAAGTGGAAGGATTGTTTCCAGATCCATCCTGGAAACAGAGAAGGTTTGGAGAGATTTGGTATCCCGGTGATACGATCCTCTGCGGTATAGGCCAGGGTTTCATACTCATGAGTCCCATACAGGTTCTCAATTTCTTCAACACTGTAGCGAACAGAGGAACGTGTTACACACCGCACGTACTGCTCGAGATTTTCGATCCGAACACCAGGTCGAAAGAGACAGTCCAACCTGTGGTCTCTTTCACAGTTGATCTGGAACCCTCGGTTTGGTCTTTTCTTTCGAACGCGCTCGTCGAGGTGGTTTCTTACAGGGACGGTCCGGCCGACGAAGGCACGGCCTATCAGGCATTCAGGGGTGCGACGTTTCAAGCGGCTGGAAAGACTGGAACGGCCGAAGTGGGTAAGCCTGGAGAAAAATCACATTCGTGGTTTGCCGGTTTCAGCCCCGTCGAGAAGCCGCAGGTGGTGGTCACGGTGTTGCTCGAGAATGCGGGTGCCGGTGGTGAAGCGGCCGCGCCCGTAGCGAGGAAAATTCTGGAATACTACTGGGAGTTGAGAAAATGATCCTGAGACGGCTCCACGAAATTCTCGAGAGTGTCGAAAAGCCCGCAA includes:
- a CDS encoding penicillin-binding transpeptidase domain-containing protein, which gives rise to MKRSKIAVYVLLIAPFLLLLGRAFVLQVLEERAHREYVESLRIHLRSLDAPRGRILSRDGVVLAWDEEELVAHATLATDFDEVEKILGQERKLQLILEGRLTVTQVEAASLQKAGVYIEKRYVRKYRGTAPHVVGYVDASRNGVAGVEKQYDSLLKGKLGYELVSISPSGKTLGRLLTSPPLPGKDVVLTIDSRLQEYAEELLKESNHRGTIIVQSINGEILAMASNPGFNPNDLVGGIEPRRWEKLVNDPNAPLLNRATSSLYAVGSVIKPLYAIAYLEEFGSEQFVVNCPGYYEYRTSDGRVAGVYKDWYSPGHGVTDLRKALRVSCNVFFYQLALKLGIEKMKLWADKFRIASRTGIDLPGEVEGLFPDPSWKQRRFGEIWYPGDTILCGIGQGFILMSPIQVLNFFNTVANRGTCYTPHVLLEIFDPNTRSKETVQPVVSFTVDLEPSVWSFLSNALVEVVSYRDGPADEGTAYQAFRGATFQAAGKTGTAEVGKPGEKSHSWFAGFSPVEKPQVVVTVLLENAGAGGEAAAPVARKILEYYWELRK